A single region of the Pseudomonas solani genome encodes:
- a CDS encoding NAD(P)/FAD-dependent oxidoreductase, translating to MTHTPYPQSYYAASANPVPQRPELVGETETDICIIGAGYTGLSTALFLLENGFKVTIVEAAKVGFGASGRNGGQIVNSYSRDIDVIERTVDPKQAQLLGQMAFEGGRIIRERIAKYNIQCDLKDGGVFAAITPKQMGHLESQKKLWERYGHTQLELLDAKRIREVVSTENYIGGMLDMSGGHIHPLNLALGEAAAVESLGGIIHEQSPAIRVERGANPVVHTPKGRVKAKFVVVAGNAYLGNLLPELASKSMPCGTQVITTEPLSEEMAKSLLPQDYCVEDCNYLLDYYRLTGDNRLIYGGGVVYGARDPANIEAIIRPKMLKTFPQLKNVKIDYAWTGNFLLTLSRLPQVGRIGDNIYYSQGCSGHGVTYTHLAGKVLAEALRGQAERFDAFASLPHYPFPGGRLFQVPFSAIGAWYYSLRDKLGI from the coding sequence ATGACGCACACTCCCTACCCCCAATCCTATTACGCAGCATCGGCCAACCCGGTACCGCAGCGGCCGGAGCTGGTCGGCGAGACCGAGACCGACATCTGCATCATCGGCGCCGGTTACACCGGGCTGTCCACCGCCCTCTTCCTCCTGGAAAACGGCTTCAAGGTCACCATCGTCGAAGCGGCCAAGGTCGGTTTCGGCGCGTCCGGCCGTAACGGCGGGCAGATCGTCAACAGCTACAGCCGCGACATCGATGTGATCGAGCGCACCGTCGACCCGAAGCAGGCGCAACTGCTCGGCCAGATGGCGTTCGAGGGCGGCCGCATCATTCGCGAGCGCATCGCCAAGTACAACATCCAGTGTGATCTGAAGGATGGCGGGGTGTTCGCCGCCATCACGCCCAAGCAGATGGGCCACCTGGAGTCGCAGAAGAAGCTCTGGGAACGCTACGGCCACACTCAGCTGGAGCTGCTGGATGCCAAGCGAATCCGCGAGGTCGTGTCGACCGAGAACTATATAGGCGGCATGCTCGACATGAGCGGCGGCCACATCCATCCGCTGAACCTGGCCCTGGGCGAGGCGGCGGCAGTGGAGTCCCTCGGCGGCATCATCCATGAGCAATCCCCGGCCATTCGCGTGGAACGCGGCGCCAACCCGGTCGTGCACACGCCCAAGGGCCGCGTGAAGGCCAAGTTCGTGGTCGTGGCCGGCAACGCCTACCTGGGCAACCTGCTGCCCGAGCTGGCGTCCAAGTCCATGCCGTGCGGCACCCAGGTGATCACCACCGAGCCGCTGTCGGAAGAAATGGCCAAGAGCCTGCTGCCGCAGGACTACTGCGTCGAAGACTGCAACTACCTGCTGGACTACTACCGCCTCACCGGCGACAACCGCCTGATCTATGGCGGCGGCGTGGTCTATGGCGCCCGCGACCCGGCGAACATCGAGGCGATCATCCGCCCGAAGATGCTCAAGACCTTCCCGCAGCTGAAGAACGTGAAGATCGACTACGCCTGGACCGGCAACTTCCTGCTGACCCTCTCGCGCCTGCCCCAGGTCGGCCGTATCGGCGACAACATCTATTACTCCCAGGGCTGCAGCGGCCACGGCGTCACCTACACCCACCTGGCGGGCAAGGTACTGGCCGAAGCACTGCGCGGCCAGGCGGAGCGTTTCGACGCCTTTGCCAGCCTGCCGCACTACCCCTTCCCGGGTGGCCGCCTGTTCCAGGTACCGTTCAGTGCCATCGGCGCCTGGTACTACAGCCTGCGCGACAAGCTGGGGATCTGA
- a CDS encoding DNA topoisomerase IB, with product MTAATPPALPPQLRYVEDSMPGFARRLSRGKFVYIDLAGKPIRDELEIQRINKLAIPPAYQQVWICADPQGHIQATARDARQRKQYRYHPLWIEIRDAAKYERLLRFGQALPALRGRIDLHLGEAGLGRDKVMAAVVALLDRTLIRIGNSRYARDNKSFGLTTLRTRHVALKGNNIRFEFKGKSGIEHSVRLSSPRLARILRRCLELPGQHLFQYLDEGAERRTVSSHDINDYLRSHAGEDFTAKDYRTWAGSTLALEHLRKHRWQDEATAKKHLVEVIRQVSSELGNTPAICRKCYVHPAIIEAFLAGELQGLKKARKRKGLSAEEASLMHFLQALHVAPAG from the coding sequence ATGACAGCCGCAACGCCGCCCGCCCTGCCGCCGCAACTGCGCTACGTCGAGGACAGCATGCCCGGCTTCGCCCGGCGCCTGAGCCGTGGAAAGTTCGTCTACATCGACCTGGCCGGCAAACCGATACGCGACGAGCTGGAGATCCAGCGCATCAACAAGCTCGCCATCCCGCCCGCCTACCAGCAGGTGTGGATCTGCGCCGACCCGCAGGGCCATATCCAGGCCACCGCCCGCGATGCCCGCCAGCGCAAGCAGTACCGCTACCACCCGCTGTGGATCGAGATACGCGACGCCGCCAAGTACGAGCGCCTGCTGCGCTTCGGCCAGGCCCTGCCGGCCCTGCGCGGGCGCATCGACCTGCACCTGGGCGAAGCGGGGCTGGGCCGCGACAAGGTCATGGCCGCCGTGGTCGCCCTGCTCGACCGCACCCTGATCCGCATCGGCAACAGCCGCTACGCGCGGGACAACAAATCCTTCGGCCTCACCACCCTGCGCACCCGTCATGTCGCCCTGAAGGGCAACAACATCCGCTTCGAATTCAAGGGCAAGAGCGGCATCGAGCACAGCGTCCGGCTCAGCAGCCCGCGCCTGGCGCGCATTCTCCGCCGCTGCCTGGAGCTGCCCGGCCAGCACCTGTTCCAGTACCTGGACGAGGGCGCCGAGCGCCGCACCGTCAGCTCCCACGACATCAACGACTACCTGCGCAGCCACGCCGGCGAAGACTTCACCGCCAAGGACTACCGCACCTGGGCCGGCAGCACCCTGGCCCTGGAGCACCTGCGCAAGCACCGCTGGCAGGACGAAGCCACGGCGAAGAAGCACCTGGTGGAGGTGATCCGCCAGGTGTCCAGCGAGCTGGGCAACACCCCGGCCATCTGCCGCAAGTGCTACGTCCATCCCGCCATCATCGAGGCCTTCCTCGCCGGCGAACTGCAGGGCCTGAAGAAGGCTCGCAAGCGCAAAGGCCTGAGTGCCGAGGAAGCCTCGCTGATGCATTTCCTCCAGGCGTTGCACGTCGCCCCGGCGGGCTAA
- a CDS encoding DUF1272 domain-containing protein — MLELRPNCECCDKDLPPDSAEAMICSFECTFCRDCVETHLAGHCPNCAGKLVGRPIRPAAKLAANPPSSQRIHNPAGCAKRA, encoded by the coding sequence ATGCTCGAACTGCGCCCCAACTGCGAATGCTGCGACAAGGACCTGCCACCCGACTCCGCCGAGGCGATGATCTGCTCCTTCGAGTGCACCTTCTGCCGCGACTGCGTCGAAACCCACCTTGCCGGCCACTGCCCCAACTGCGCCGGCAAGCTGGTCGGGCGCCCCATCCGTCCCGCCGCCAAGCTCGCCGCCAACCCGCCGTCGAGCCAACGCATCCACAACCCTGCTGGCTGCGCCAAGCGCGCCTGA
- a CDS encoding DUF421 domain-containing protein has product MSPFDWHRILIDEFPLSFLAEVALRALFAFVVVFAFLKISGRRGVRQISLFEVLVILTLGSAAGDVSFYEDVPLLPILVVFTTLLLLYRVTTYAMERNRRFGAWLEGEPVVIIRDGLYDIDALARNNISSDEFFMELRRQSVEHLGQVRLAILEVNGDVSLYFFDDSEVRAGLSVLPRQLRQSVERPSTDGLYACNRCGFTQHLAQGQDAHCPRCDGQAWSRALGRKHQASPVEAHA; this is encoded by the coding sequence ATGAGCCCATTCGACTGGCACCGCATCCTCATCGATGAGTTCCCCCTGAGCTTCCTCGCGGAAGTCGCGCTACGCGCCCTCTTCGCCTTCGTCGTGGTCTTCGCCTTCCTGAAGATTTCCGGGCGCCGCGGCGTACGGCAGATCTCCCTGTTCGAGGTGCTGGTCATCCTCACCCTCGGCTCTGCGGCCGGCGACGTCTCCTTCTATGAAGACGTGCCGCTGCTGCCGATCCTCGTGGTCTTCACCACCCTGCTGCTGCTCTACCGCGTCACCACCTACGCCATGGAGCGCAACCGCCGCTTCGGCGCCTGGCTGGAGGGCGAGCCGGTGGTGATCATCCGCGACGGCCTCTACGACATCGACGCCCTGGCCCGTAACAACATCTCCAGCGACGAGTTCTTCATGGAGCTGCGCCGCCAGAGCGTCGAGCACCTGGGCCAGGTAAGGCTGGCCATACTCGAAGTCAATGGCGACGTCAGCCTGTATTTCTTCGATGACAGCGAAGTGCGCGCGGGCCTCTCCGTGCTACCCCGCCAATTGCGCCAGAGCGTGGAGCGCCCCAGCACTGACGGCCTCTACGCCTGCAACCGGTGCGGTTTCACCCAGCACCTCGCCCAGGGGCAGGACGCCCATTGCCCCCGCTGCGACGGCCAGGCCTGGTCACGCGCCCTGGGCCGCAAGCACCAGGCCTCACCCGTGGAGGCACACGCATGA
- a CDS encoding GlxA family transcriptional regulator codes for MAPLRTIACLAFDDVMSLDVTGPLQVFASANVERQRQGLPDAYGIRLIGTEAGAVKTSAGFALVAEAAYHEVDPASLDTLLVAGGMGVERMCRNPPLLAWLRDAEPQVRRLGSICSGALILAAAGLLAGRSATTHWSDVPALGGYCDIDVQGDRLHTYDPAGRDGDPHVFTSAGVTAGIDLALALVEADLGRTMALAVARRLVLFLRRPGGQAQFSALLNCEPSRTPRLAALLEWIPGNLGGDLSLEALANQASMAPRSLSRVFVQELGMGPGKYIERVRLEAARALLQDAQASIATVARLTGFGHPENLRRTFHKHLSISPQEYAERFGRPNQA; via the coding sequence ATGGCCCCCTTGCGCACCATCGCCTGCCTGGCATTCGACGACGTGATGAGCCTGGACGTGACCGGCCCGCTGCAGGTGTTCGCCTCGGCCAACGTCGAGCGCCAGCGCCAGGGCCTGCCCGACGCCTACGGCATCCGCCTGATCGGCACCGAAGCCGGCGCGGTAAAGACCTCCGCCGGCTTCGCCCTGGTCGCCGAGGCGGCCTATCACGAGGTCGACCCTGCCTCCCTCGACACCCTGCTGGTGGCGGGCGGCATGGGCGTCGAGCGCATGTGCCGCAACCCGCCGCTGCTGGCCTGGCTGCGTGACGCCGAGCCCCAGGTGCGCCGCCTCGGCTCCATCTGCTCCGGTGCCCTGATCCTCGCCGCTGCCGGCCTGCTCGCCGGGCGCAGCGCCACCACCCACTGGTCCGACGTACCGGCCCTGGGCGGCTATTGCGATATCGACGTGCAGGGCGACCGCCTGCACACCTACGACCCCGCCGGCCGCGATGGCGACCCCCATGTATTCACTTCCGCCGGGGTCACCGCCGGCATCGATCTGGCCCTGGCGCTGGTGGAAGCCGACCTCGGCCGCACCATGGCGCTGGCGGTGGCGCGCCGGCTGGTGCTGTTCCTGCGGCGGCCCGGTGGCCAGGCGCAGTTCAGCGCCCTGCTCAATTGCGAGCCCAGCCGCACGCCGCGCCTCGCCGCCCTGCTGGAGTGGATACCCGGCAACCTCGGCGGCGACCTCTCGCTGGAGGCCCTGGCCAACCAGGCCAGCATGGCGCCGCGCAGCCTGTCCCGGGTCTTCGTCCAGGAGCTGGGCATGGGCCCCGGCAAGTACATCGAACGGGTGCGCCTGGAGGCGGCCCGCGCGCTGCTGCAGGACGCCCAGGCCTCCATCGCCACCGTGGCCCGCCTCACCGGCTTCGGCCACCCGGAAAACCTGCGCCGCACCTTTCACAAACACCTGTCCATCAGCCCGCAGGAATACGCGGAACGCTTCGGACGCCCCAACCAAGCCTGA
- a CDS encoding fatty acid cis/trans isomerase, whose protein sequence is MPYRALFAAAFLFLGAAAQAEDISYSRDIQPIFTEKCVACHACYDSPCQLNLGSAEGATRGATKKPVYDGTRTQAQPTTRLYFDARGEAAWRQKDFYSVLHGQASQAALMARMLELGHSTPLAPNAKLPADLDISINRENQCPAPGEFDGYAKTFAHAGMPFAVTGLDDQQYQTLQRWLAAGAPVEEVAPTPTPDEARQVAEWETLLNARGAREVLVGRWLFEHLFLAHLYFDGGKSGHFFQLVRSRTPSGQPIDPIATRRPNDDPGTDFYYRLWPIQGVIVHKTHITYPLDDAKLARVNELFFGSDWSTDKVPGYGAQRRANPFETFEAIPAQARYQFMLDNAEYFVRTFIRGPVCRGQIATDVIRDNFWALFQDPQHDLYVTDAAYRGEATPLLAMPGQFDEIGGLLSLWYSYRDKRNAYEELRRDAYAAAPVPTWADIWTGNDNALLSIYRQFDSAFVRKGLIGEVPQTMWLLDYPLLERTYYQLVVNFDVYGNVSHQAQTRLYFDLIRNGAEVNFLRLMPAESRTAILDDWYQNSGKLKMWLDYEDIDDDTPTGLFLPVERAKGSFAAQLLKRYADLNARPDPINRCTTGNCYRPGIDPALQQAEQALSQLVSRPAAGLKVIDQLPEATLLRVELADGRREVYSVLRNRAHSNVAFMMGEELRYQPGLDTLTIYPSVLTSYPNFLFNLRAEEVPEFVSALGQVKDTAAFDKVVERWGIRRSHPQFWRYFHDLSAYIRETEPVEAGVLDMNRYQNF, encoded by the coding sequence ATGCCGTATCGCGCGTTGTTCGCCGCCGCCTTCCTGTTCCTGGGCGCTGCGGCGCAGGCCGAGGATATTTCCTATAGCCGCGACATCCAGCCGATCTTCACCGAGAAGTGCGTGGCCTGCCACGCCTGCTACGACTCGCCGTGCCAGCTCAACCTGGGCAGCGCCGAGGGGGCCACGCGCGGGGCGACCAAGAAGCCGGTCTACGACGGCACCCGCACCCAGGCCCAACCCACCACCCGGCTGTACTTCGACGCCCGTGGCGAAGCGGCCTGGCGGCAGAAGGACTTCTATTCCGTACTGCACGGCCAGGCCTCCCAGGCTGCCCTGATGGCGCGCATGCTGGAGCTCGGCCACAGCACGCCGCTCGCCCCCAATGCCAAGCTGCCGGCGGACCTGGACATCAGCATCAACCGCGAGAACCAGTGCCCGGCGCCGGGGGAGTTCGACGGCTACGCGAAGACGTTCGCCCACGCCGGCATGCCCTTCGCCGTGACCGGGCTGGACGACCAGCAGTACCAGACCCTGCAGCGCTGGCTGGCGGCCGGCGCACCGGTTGAAGAGGTCGCGCCGACGCCAACGCCGGACGAGGCGCGCCAGGTGGCCGAGTGGGAGACCCTGCTCAACGCCCGGGGCGCCCGCGAGGTGCTGGTGGGGCGCTGGCTGTTCGAGCACCTGTTCCTCGCCCACCTGTATTTCGATGGCGGCAAGAGCGGGCATTTCTTCCAACTGGTGCGCTCGCGTACGCCCAGCGGGCAGCCCATCGACCCCATCGCCACGCGTCGCCCCAACGATGACCCGGGCACCGACTTCTACTACCGCCTGTGGCCGATCCAGGGCGTGATCGTGCACAAGACGCACATCACCTACCCGCTGGACGACGCCAAGCTGGCACGGGTCAACGAACTGTTCTTCGGCAGCGACTGGAGCACCGACAAGGTGCCTGGCTATGGCGCCCAGCGTCGGGCCAACCCCTTCGAAACCTTCGAGGCCATCCCGGCCCAGGCGCGCTACCAGTTCATGCTGGATAACGCCGAGTACTTCGTGCGCACCTTCATCCGCGGGCCGGTGTGCCGTGGGCAGATCGCCACGGACGTGATCCGCGATAACTTCTGGGCGCTGTTCCAGGACCCGCAACACGACCTCTACGTCACCGATGCGGCCTACCGCGGCGAAGCGACGCCGCTGCTGGCGATGCCCGGGCAGTTCGACGAGATCGGCGGGCTGCTGAGCCTGTGGTACAGCTACCGCGACAAGCGCAACGCCTACGAGGAGCTGCGCCGCGACGCCTATGCCGCCGCGCCGGTCCCCACCTGGGCGGATATCTGGACCGGCAACGACAACGCGCTGCTGTCCATCTACCGCCAGTTCGACAGTGCCTTCGTGCGCAAGGGCCTGATCGGCGAGGTGCCGCAGACGATGTGGCTGCTGGACTACCCGCTGCTGGAGCGCACCTACTACCAACTGGTGGTCAACTTCGACGTGTATGGCAACGTCTCCCACCAGGCGCAGACGCGGCTGTACTTCGACCTGATCCGCAATGGTGCCGAGGTCAACTTCCTGCGCCTGATGCCGGCCGAGTCGCGCACCGCGATCCTCGACGACTGGTACCAGAACAGCGGCAAGCTGAAGATGTGGCTGGACTACGAGGACATCGACGACGACACGCCCACCGGGCTGTTCCTCCCGGTGGAGCGCGCCAAGGGCTCCTTCGCCGCGCAGCTGCTCAAGCGCTACGCCGACCTCAATGCGCGGCCGGACCCGATCAACCGCTGCACCACCGGCAACTGCTACCGCCCGGGGATCGACCCGGCGCTGCAGCAGGCCGAGCAGGCCTTGAGCCAACTGGTCAGCCGGCCGGCGGCGGGGCTCAAGGTAATCGACCAGTTGCCGGAAGCGACTCTGCTGCGTGTGGAGCTGGCCGACGGGCGTCGCGAGGTCTACAGCGTGCTGCGCAACCGCGCCCACAGCAACGTGGCCTTCATGATGGGCGAGGAACTGCGCTACCAGCCGGGGCTGGACACCCTGACCATCTACCCCAGCGTGCTCACCAGCTACCCGAACTTCCTGTTCAACCTGCGCGCCGAGGAGGTGCCGGAGTTCGTCAGCGCCCTGGGCCAGGTCAAGGACACGGCGGCCTTCGACAAGGTGGTGGAGCGTTGGGGCATCCGCCGCAGCCACCCGCAGTTCTGGCGCTACTTCCACGACCTCTCGGCCTACATCCGCGAAACCGAGCCGGTGGAGGCGGGCGTGCTGGATATGAACCGCTATCAGAACTTCTGA
- a CDS encoding MFS transporter encodes MLLRNPSIRLLFAGQALYWSCSMIGITLTSLVGLQLAPLNALATLPLALLVLGNLLAVQPLSLFMQRHGRRPGLMLGAAAGVLGGLLSALGVWLGDFTLLCLGALPIGAYQASAMYYRFAAQEAVDEQHKGRATAYVVGGGVCAALLAPSLALWSRNALETPFVGAYLAIAGLALVALVLLRLLREGQAPRPPKAGWAATRALLQRPLVRAAIATTAIGHGLMILVMNATPLAMTFCGLPLEAGSEVIRWHMLGMFLPAFAAGPLVDRFGSRRVALAGAVLLLLSAGIALAGLGMGYFLVSSFLLGLGWNLMLVAGTTLLAEGHNADERGQAQALMELCNSLVAACASFASGALITGLGWSAVNLGMLPLVAVVLLALFSVRRSKVAQAEATP; translated from the coding sequence ATGCTGCTGCGCAACCCGAGCATCCGCCTGCTGTTCGCCGGCCAGGCGCTGTACTGGAGCTGTTCGATGATCGGCATCACCCTCACCTCGCTGGTGGGGCTGCAGCTGGCGCCGCTCAACGCCCTGGCCACCCTGCCGCTGGCGCTGCTGGTGCTGGGCAACCTGCTGGCGGTGCAGCCGCTGTCGCTGTTCATGCAGCGCCATGGCCGCCGCCCCGGGCTGATGCTCGGCGCCGCCGCCGGCGTCCTGGGCGGCCTGCTCAGCGCCCTGGGCGTCTGGCTCGGCGACTTCACCCTGCTGTGCCTGGGCGCCCTGCCCATCGGCGCCTACCAGGCCTCGGCCATGTACTACCGCTTCGCCGCCCAGGAGGCCGTGGACGAGCAGCACAAGGGCCGCGCCACCGCCTATGTGGTGGGCGGCGGGGTTTGTGCGGCCTTGCTGGCGCCGAGCCTGGCGCTCTGGTCACGCAATGCCCTGGAAACGCCCTTCGTCGGTGCCTACCTGGCCATCGCCGGCCTCGCACTGGTCGCCCTGGTGCTGCTGCGCCTGTTGCGCGAAGGCCAGGCGCCGCGCCCACCCAAGGCCGGCTGGGCCGCCACCCGCGCCCTGCTGCAACGCCCCCTGGTGCGCGCCGCCATCGCCACCACCGCCATTGGCCACGGGCTGATGATCCTGGTCATGAACGCCACGCCCCTGGCCATGACTTTCTGCGGCCTGCCTCTGGAAGCCGGCTCCGAGGTGATCCGCTGGCACATGCTCGGCATGTTCCTCCCCGCCTTCGCCGCCGGCCCGCTGGTGGACAGGTTCGGCAGCCGCCGCGTGGCCCTGGCAGGCGCGGTGCTGTTGCTCCTGAGCGCCGGCATCGCCCTGGCCGGGCTGGGCATGGGGTATTTCCTGGTGAGTTCGTTCCTGCTCGGGCTGGGCTGGAACCTGATGCTGGTGGCCGGCACCACCCTGCTGGCGGAAGGGCACAACGCCGACGAACGCGGCCAGGCCCAGGCGCTGATGGAGCTGTGCAACAGCCTGGTAGCCGCCTGCGCCTCCTTCGCCTCCGGCGCGCTGATCACCGGCCTCGGCTGGAGCGCGGTGAACCTCGGCATGCTGCCGCTGGTGGCGGTCGTCCTGCTGGCGCTGTTCTCGGTACGCAGGAGCAAGGTCGCCCAGGCCGAAGCCACACCCTGA
- the nfuA gene encoding Fe-S biogenesis protein NfuA — protein sequence MSAITITQAAEDYLADLLSKQNTSGIGIRVFITQPGTQYAETCIAYCKPGEQKPEDTPLALASFTAWIDAVSEPFLDDAVVDYATDRMGGQLTIKAPNAKVPMVNEDSPLNERINYYLQTEINPGLASHGGQVSLVDVVEEGIAVLQFGGGCQGCGQVDLTLKDGVERTLLERIPELKGVRDVTDHSNRENAYY from the coding sequence ATGAGCGCCATCACCATTACCCAGGCAGCCGAAGATTACCTGGCTGACCTGCTGTCGAAGCAGAACACCAGCGGTATCGGCATCCGTGTCTTCATCACCCAGCCGGGCACCCAGTACGCCGAGACCTGCATCGCCTACTGCAAGCCCGGTGAGCAGAAGCCCGAGGACACCCCGCTGGCCCTGGCTTCCTTCACCGCCTGGATCGACGCCGTCAGCGAGCCCTTCCTCGACGACGCCGTGGTCGACTACGCCACCGACCGCATGGGCGGCCAGCTGACCATCAAGGCGCCGAACGCCAAGGTGCCGATGGTCAATGAAGACAGCCCGCTGAACGAACGCATCAACTACTACCTGCAGACCGAGATCAACCCCGGCCTCGCCAGCCACGGCGGCCAGGTGAGCCTGGTGGACGTGGTCGAGGAAGGCATCGCCGTGCTGCAGTTCGGCGGCGGCTGCCAGGGCTGCGGCCAGGTCGACCTGACCCTCAAGGACGGCGTCGAGCGCACCCTGCTCGAGCGCATCCCCGAGCTGAAGGGCGTGCGTGACGTCACCGACCACAGCAACCGCGAAAACGCCTACTACTAA
- a CDS encoding PA2778 family cysteine peptidase: MPIRLDRSFTRCAGLVFCLLLAACSSQPSTSPRLRALPEAVELSNVPFFAQHAYQSAPASLAALFTLQGETVTPGMVEKELRLPEREEALQQNLAGVVNRHGLLLYPLGDQLEDLLVQVAAGNPVLVHMRQGYGWLPSWRYALVVGYDRNKQVLLLRAGGIRRLPMSFSEFESGWEGAGHWAALLQAPNQLPAEADRSRWTQAVDALAGAGQADAANIARKQLH; this comes from the coding sequence GTGCCTATTCGCCTTGACCGATCCTTCACCCGCTGCGCCGGGCTCGTGTTTTGCCTGCTGCTGGCGGCCTGTTCCAGCCAGCCTTCGACATCGCCCAGGCTGCGTGCCCTGCCCGAAGCGGTGGAGCTGAGCAACGTGCCCTTCTTCGCCCAGCACGCTTACCAGAGCGCGCCGGCCAGCCTGGCTGCACTGTTCACCCTGCAGGGCGAGACGGTGACGCCGGGCATGGTGGAAAAGGAGCTGCGCCTGCCCGAACGGGAAGAGGCACTGCAACAGAACCTGGCGGGCGTGGTGAACCGCCATGGGTTGCTGCTGTACCCGCTGGGCGACCAGTTGGAAGACCTGCTGGTGCAGGTGGCGGCGGGCAACCCGGTGCTGGTGCACATGCGCCAGGGCTACGGCTGGCTGCCGTCCTGGCGCTACGCGCTGGTGGTGGGCTACGACCGCAACAAGCAGGTACTCCTCCTGCGTGCCGGGGGCATACGCCGCCTGCCGATGAGCTTCTCGGAGTTCGAGTCGGGTTGGGAGGGTGCTGGCCACTGGGCCGCTTTGCTGCAGGCGCCGAACCAGCTGCCCGCCGAAGCGGATAGGTCGCGCTGGACCCAGGCCGTCGATGCGCTGGCCGGTGCCGGGCAGGCCGATGCGGCGAATATCGCCAGGAAGCAGCTGCACTGA
- a CDS encoding HPP family protein, whose protein sequence is MLELVKKFRGDAVALPPRPATRQVFIAWLGGVLAIASIAGLGDALTLSLLLGSFGASCVLVFGFPDVPFSQPRNVVFGHLLSTFTGLAFLHFCGPHWWAVALAVGSAIALMMLTRTVHPPAGSNPVIVFLLQPGWDFLLYPTLSGALLLVLVALIYNNASREARYPKYW, encoded by the coding sequence ATGCTCGAACTGGTGAAGAAATTCCGTGGCGACGCCGTCGCCCTGCCCCCACGCCCCGCCACGCGCCAGGTGTTCATCGCCTGGCTCGGCGGCGTCCTGGCCATTGCCAGCATCGCCGGCCTGGGCGACGCGCTGACCCTGAGCCTGCTGCTGGGCTCCTTCGGCGCCTCCTGCGTGCTGGTGTTCGGCTTCCCCGACGTGCCCTTCTCGCAGCCGCGCAACGTGGTCTTCGGCCACCTGCTGAGCACCTTCACCGGCCTGGCCTTCCTGCATTTCTGCGGCCCGCACTGGTGGGCCGTGGCCCTGGCGGTGGGCAGCGCCATCGCCCTGATGATGCTGACCCGCACCGTGCACCCGCCGGCCGGCTCCAACCCGGTGATCGTCTTCCTCCTGCAGCCGGGCTGGGACTTCCTGCTCTACCCCACCCTCAGCGGCGCCCTGCTGCTGGTGCTGGTGGCGCTGATCTACAACAACGCGAGCCGCGAGGCCCGCTACCCCAAGTACTGGTAA